The following proteins are co-located in the Polystyrenella longa genome:
- a CDS encoding AAA family ATPase, which produces MSLKNLREYIDACFTGIWIETDEPDEAILQVRQLSHEADWTLSVWDIANGFEASEGSETADPLSALELFGTHASHTGTNLLILRNFHRFLGSPELIQQLSHQLTTGKQLRNFVLIVAPVVDIPVELRKQFLVLQHELPNREKLLEIATEIGSQLGELPEGDEQEQLLDAASGLTRQEAEAAFALSLVREGKLSPASLWELKTSQLKQNGLLELHRGQEQFADLGGLGTLKGFCERTLRTRSNNTLAKPKGVLLLGVPGTGKSQFAKALGHETGRPTLQLDIGRLMGSLVGESEKNIRQALSIAEAMSPCVLFIDEIEKGLSGAQSGNAGDSGVSTRLFGYFLTWLNDHQSDVYVIATCNDISRLPPEFSRSERFDGLFFLDLPDRTQREQIWEQYLNVYGLDASQPRPEDQGWTGAEIKSACRLAALLEVSLAEAALHVVPVAQTACEKVTGLQQWASGRCLSAETPGIYQMPSSTKRRRSVPQGDPSLN; this is translated from the coding sequence ATGTCTTTGAAAAACCTGCGTGAATACATCGATGCCTGTTTCACCGGCATCTGGATTGAGACGGATGAACCGGACGAAGCGATTCTGCAAGTGAGACAACTGTCGCACGAAGCCGACTGGACGTTGTCCGTCTGGGATATCGCGAACGGATTTGAAGCGAGTGAGGGAAGCGAGACAGCCGATCCTCTGTCCGCTCTGGAGCTGTTTGGGACCCATGCGTCCCACACCGGGACGAACCTGCTGATCCTGCGGAACTTCCATCGGTTCCTGGGATCCCCCGAACTGATTCAACAGTTGAGCCATCAGCTGACGACGGGTAAACAGCTGCGGAACTTTGTGCTGATCGTCGCTCCGGTCGTCGACATCCCGGTGGAGCTCCGGAAACAGTTCCTGGTTCTGCAACACGAGTTGCCTAACCGGGAGAAGCTCCTCGAGATCGCCACCGAGATCGGCAGCCAACTGGGAGAACTCCCGGAAGGGGATGAGCAGGAACAACTGCTCGATGCCGCCAGTGGACTGACCCGTCAAGAAGCGGAAGCGGCGTTTGCCTTGTCACTCGTGCGAGAAGGCAAACTTTCTCCAGCCTCCCTGTGGGAACTCAAGACGAGTCAGCTGAAACAGAACGGTTTACTGGAACTTCATCGAGGTCAGGAACAGTTCGCTGATCTGGGAGGACTCGGCACTTTGAAAGGATTCTGCGAACGTACTCTTCGGACTCGTTCGAATAACACCTTGGCCAAACCCAAAGGTGTTCTTCTACTCGGAGTCCCCGGTACCGGCAAAAGCCAGTTCGCTAAAGCGCTCGGTCATGAAACCGGACGACCCACGTTGCAACTCGACATCGGTCGGTTAATGGGCAGCCTCGTCGGAGAATCTGAAAAGAACATCAGGCAGGCATTGTCGATCGCTGAAGCAATGTCGCCCTGTGTTCTATTTATTGATGAGATCGAGAAAGGGCTCAGCGGGGCACAGTCGGGCAATGCCGGGGACAGCGGTGTTTCCACGCGGCTGTTCGGTTATTTCCTGACCTGGCTCAACGACCATCAGTCTGACGTCTATGTCATCGCGACGTGTAACGACATCTCCCGGTTACCGCCGGAGTTCAGTCGGAGTGAACGGTTCGACGGTTTGTTCTTTCTCGATCTGCCCGACCGTACTCAGCGGGAACAGATCTGGGAGCAGTATTTGAACGTCTACGGTCTCGATGCATCCCAACCCCGTCCTGAAGACCAAGGCTGGACAGGAGCCGAGATCAAGTCAGCCTGTCGACTGGCGGCGCTGTTGGAAGTCTCACTCGCTGAAGCGGCGCTGCATGTCGTTCCGGTCGCCCAGACAGCCTGTGAGAAAGTCACGGGGCTGCAGCAATGGGCGAGTGGCCGTTGTCTCTCTGCTGAAACTCCAGGCATCTATCAGATGCCTTC